In the genome of Streptomyces sp. Q6, the window CGTACGAGCTTTTCTGACGGGTCGTCAATTGTCGTGCGTGGGTTGCTCGTCAGCGGGTGGGGGCCGCGCCCTGCTGACAGGTCGGGCACCAGTAGGTGGGGCGCTCGCGAGTGCCGTCACCTTGGTCGGCCACGCGGATCGGGGTGCGGCAGCGCAGACAGGGGCGGGGAGCGCGGCCGTAGACGTAGAGGCGCTCGTCGGGGCGGGGGCGGCCCGTGGTGACGCGGGTCGGCCGGTCGCGGTTGGCTTCGAGGAGCTTCTTCGCGAGGAGCGGGAGACGGTCGGCGGTCTCGGCCGGCAACTCGCCGACGGGGAGCCAGGGAGTGACGCGGAGCAGGAAGCACAGCTCGGATTTGTAGACGTTGCCGATACCGGCCAGGTTGCGCTGGTCGAGGAGGGCTTCGCCGAGGGAGCGGGCCGGATCCTTGCGGAGGTTGCGCAGGGCCGTGTCGGGGTCCCAGTCGGGGCCGAGCAGGTCGGGGCCGAGGTGGCCGACGGCCTTGGACTCCTCCGCGGTGCGCAGCAGTTCGAGCACCGGTAGGCGGTAGCCGACCGCTGCGTGGGCGTCGTTGGCGAGGATCGCGCGGATCTGGTGGGTGGGGCCGCCGCGCCAGCGCTCGCCGGGCGCGTAGATCTTCCAGGAGCCGTCCATCCGCAGGTGCGAGTGGAGCGTGAGGCCGCCCTCGATCCGGGTCATCAGGTGCTTGCCGCGCGAGATGACGTCCAGGACCGTGCGACCCGTGAGGTCCGCCGTGGCGAACCGCGGGACCCGCAGGTCGGAGCGGATGAGCACCTGACCCGCGAGGGCGGTGTGCAGCCGCTTCGCGGCCTGGAGGACGGTGTCTCCTTCGGGCATGGGTCCAGGGTAGGCACGGCGGCCCCGCTTCGGCCGTGCGCGGCTCGCTACGCGCGCAGGCGCAGGCCGCGCGGTGTCGCGTGGAAGCCGGCTCCTTCCAGGAGAGGTGCGTACGGGGAGGAGAGCGCGGCCTCGGCATTGATCCGCTCGACCGTGATCGTGCCGAGGACGCCGGAGCGGGCCGCGTCGGCGAGGACCTGGGCGGCGGCGGGCAGACGGGGGTCCTGCGCCAGCTGGGCGGCGGTCAGGGTCGCGGGAGCCGTGGTGGTGTCGGCGCCCTCCGGCGCGGGCCAGGCCAGGAGCGTCTTGCCGCCGCGCTCCATGTAGAGCGTCAGCTCGCCGTCGACCAGGACCACGAGGGAGCCCGCTTTACGGCCCGGTTTGTGACTCACGCCGGCGGGGGTTCGGGCCAGGGCAGGGCCGCCCCGTACGCGCTCGCAGGGTCGGCGGCGGCCAGGATGAGGGCGCGGGGCGCGGCGGTCTTCGGGGCGGGGGCGTCCGGGGGTGCGT includes:
- a CDS encoding Fpg/Nei family DNA glycosylase codes for the protein MPEGDTVLQAAKRLHTALAGQVLIRSDLRVPRFATADLTGRTVLDVISRGKHLMTRIEGGLTLHSHLRMDGSWKIYAPGERWRGGPTHQIRAILANDAHAAVGYRLPVLELLRTAEESKAVGHLGPDLLGPDWDPDTALRNLRKDPARSLGEALLDQRNLAGIGNVYKSELCFLLRVTPWLPVGELPAETADRLPLLAKKLLEANRDRPTRVTTGRPRPDERLYVYGRAPRPCLRCRTPIRVADQGDGTRERPTYWCPTCQQGAAPTR